In Drosophila yakuba strain Tai18E2 chromosome X, Prin_Dyak_Tai18E2_2.1, whole genome shotgun sequence, a single genomic region encodes these proteins:
- the LOC6524310 gene encoding uncharacterized protein LOC6524310, with protein MSDYSKFLSNLTDQLGLLPVLTPSGLAGLRSNLGNLRPAHKALMYVGAATVACVVLGFTVKSLKSRDRKDKPQIIKVQHGVPIKRDLEGADKVEGSFGEEQAIK; from the coding sequence ATGTCTGACTACTCAAAGTTCCTATCCAACTTGACGGATCAGCTGGGTCTGCTGCCTGTACTTACGCCCAGTGGATTGGCAGGACTGCGCAGCAATCTTGGCAACCTGCGCCCCGCCCACAAGGCTCTGATGTACGTGGGCGCGGCCACCGTGGCTTGCGTTGTCCTGGGCTTTACTGTTAAGTCTCTGAAGAGTCGCGACCGCAAGGACAAGCCGCAGATCATCAAGGTGCAACACGGGGTGCCGATCAAGCGGGACCTCGAGGGGGCTGATAAGGTCGAAGGATCTTTCGGGGAGGAGCAAGCAATCAAATAG